A single genomic interval of Microbacterium sp. LWO14-1.2 harbors:
- a CDS encoding SIP domain-containing protein: MTTASEHLEDPDWERIEGAVLIAGDAADVGLITAIAARMPWDAEGVILIEAAARIQFRHIDVPEGVSVRWLLRGDGIRQHAKGERLANAVHSWCVEWTCSEPPAQWTVWLGPHTPPHVARMARSLLGVAN, translated from the coding sequence ATGACGACAGCGAGCGAGCACCTCGAGGATCCGGACTGGGAGCGCATCGAGGGAGCCGTGCTCATCGCCGGAGACGCCGCCGATGTCGGCCTGATCACCGCGATCGCCGCGCGCATGCCGTGGGACGCCGAGGGCGTGATCCTCATCGAGGCCGCCGCTCGCATCCAGTTCCGTCACATCGACGTTCCCGAGGGGGTCTCCGTGCGGTGGCTGCTGCGCGGCGACGGCATCCGTCAGCACGCGAAGGGCGAGCGCCTCGCGAACGCCGTGCACTCGTGGTGCGTCGAGTGGACGTGCTCCGAGCCCCCCGCTCAGTGGACGGTCTGGCTCGGGCCGCACACGCCGCCGCACGTCGCGCGCATGGCGCGCAGCCTGCTCGGCGTCGCGAACTAG
- a CDS encoding adenylyltransferase/cytidyltransferase family protein encodes MQTRIGYAVGAFDLFHVGHLNLLRHAKQQCDILIAGVVSDEMLRQVKGIEPVIPTAERAEIVKHISFVDDVYVETSPSKMDSWRDVHFTHFFKGDDWRGTDKGLRLEREFAEVGVEVVYFPYTAHTSSSSLRRALDAITAGASAQAPALATV; translated from the coding sequence ATGCAGACGCGCATCGGCTATGCCGTTGGTGCCTTCGACCTGTTTCACGTCGGGCATCTGAACCTTCTTCGTCACGCCAAGCAGCAGTGCGACATCCTGATCGCCGGCGTCGTCAGCGACGAGATGCTCCGCCAGGTGAAGGGCATCGAGCCCGTCATCCCGACGGCCGAGCGCGCGGAGATCGTCAAGCACATCTCGTTCGTCGACGACGTGTACGTCGAGACCAGTCCGTCGAAGATGGACTCGTGGCGCGACGTGCACTTCACGCACTTCTTCAAGGGCGACGACTGGCGGGGCACCGACAAGGGGCTGCGCCTCGAGCGGGAGTTCGCCGAGGTGGGCGTGGAGGTCGTGTACTTCCCGTACACCGCGCACACCTCGAGCTCTTCGCTGCGCCGTGCGCTCGATGCGATCACGGCCGGCGCGTCCGCACAGGCACCGGCGCTCGCGACCGTCTGA
- a CDS encoding bifunctional dTDP-4-dehydrorhamnose 3,5-epimerase family protein/NAD(P)-dependent oxidoreductase, whose protein sequence is MTEFGKDLVVTPTPIPGLLVAELPVHGDSRGWFKENWQREKMRAAGLPDFGPVQNNVSFNDAVGTTRGIHAEPWDKWVSVATGRIFGAWVDLREGDTFGAVFTAELDPSRAIFVPRGVGNSYQTLEPDTAYTYLVNDHWSPDAEYSFLNLGDETAAIAWPIPLDEVEISAKDLAHPRLAEVRPIPPRKTLVLGASGQLGAALRRALGDRPHLEYANRSDLDLTDPHLASARRWRDYETVINAAAFTAVDLAETPAGREAAWTANAAGVANLARLATEHGITLVHVSSDYVFDGTKDGAYGEDDPVAPLSVYGQSKAAGDIAATTVPRHYVLRTSWVIGEGRNFVRTMASLAQRGVAPRVVGDQVGRLTFTEDLAGAIVHLLASGAPHGVYNVTSSGSPRSWADIACAVYRLSGHDPAAVTPVTTEEYFVGQDGPIAPRPRNSMLDLAKITATGWTPRDVDAALQEYLAAGHGLS, encoded by the coding sequence ATGACGGAGTTCGGCAAGGATCTCGTCGTCACCCCGACTCCCATCCCCGGGCTGCTGGTGGCGGAGCTGCCGGTGCACGGAGACTCGCGAGGGTGGTTCAAGGAGAACTGGCAACGTGAGAAGATGCGGGCCGCGGGACTCCCCGACTTCGGCCCGGTGCAGAACAACGTGTCGTTCAACGATGCGGTGGGCACGACGCGCGGCATCCACGCGGAGCCCTGGGACAAGTGGGTCTCCGTCGCCACCGGACGCATCTTCGGAGCATGGGTCGACCTCCGGGAGGGCGACACGTTCGGCGCGGTCTTCACCGCCGAGCTCGATCCCTCGCGAGCGATCTTCGTTCCTCGCGGGGTGGGCAACTCCTACCAGACGCTCGAGCCGGACACGGCCTACACGTATCTCGTCAACGACCATTGGTCGCCGGACGCCGAGTACTCGTTCCTCAATCTCGGTGACGAGACCGCGGCGATAGCGTGGCCGATCCCGCTCGACGAGGTCGAGATCTCCGCGAAGGATCTGGCCCACCCCCGGCTCGCGGAGGTCCGCCCGATCCCGCCGCGCAAGACTCTGGTCCTCGGCGCGAGCGGGCAGCTCGGGGCGGCGCTGCGCCGCGCTCTGGGTGACCGACCGCACCTGGAGTACGCGAATCGCTCGGATCTCGATCTGACCGACCCTCACCTCGCCTCCGCTCGCCGGTGGCGCGATTACGAGACGGTGATCAACGCAGCCGCCTTCACCGCTGTCGACCTGGCGGAGACCCCCGCGGGCCGCGAGGCGGCCTGGACGGCGAATGCCGCGGGTGTCGCGAACCTCGCCCGCCTTGCGACCGAACACGGCATCACCCTCGTGCACGTCTCGAGCGACTATGTCTTCGACGGCACCAAGGACGGAGCGTACGGCGAGGATGATCCGGTCGCGCCGCTGAGTGTGTACGGACAGAGCAAGGCGGCGGGAGACATCGCAGCGACCACGGTTCCGCGCCATTACGTCCTGCGGACCTCGTGGGTGATCGGCGAGGGGCGCAACTTCGTGCGCACGATGGCCTCGCTCGCCCAGCGTGGCGTCGCCCCGCGCGTGGTCGGCGACCAGGTGGGGCGTCTGACCTTCACCGAGGATCTCGCGGGGGCGATCGTGCACCTCCTCGCATCCGGGGCTCCTCACGGCGTCTACAACGTCACGAGCTCAGGATCGCCTCGTTCCTGGGCCGACATCGCTTGCGCGGTGTACCGCCTGTCCGGTCACGATCCGGCGGCAGTGACGCCCGTCACGACGGAGGAGTATTTCGTGGGCCAGGACGGTCCGATCGCGCCCCGCCCGCGCAACAGCATGCTCGATCTGGCCAAGATCACGGCGACCGGCTGGACGCCCCGAGACGTCGACGCCGCGCTGCAGGAGTACCTTGCCGCAGGGCACGGTCTCTCTTAG
- a CDS encoding glutaredoxin domain-containing protein: MTSPAASTITMFGADWCRDCIRTKKQLDELGVEYTYVDLVADPSAADVAKEISGRTNIPVVLYPDSSHHVEPSNADVEAKLRELSLI; encoded by the coding sequence ATGACCTCTCCCGCAGCATCCACCATCACGATGTTCGGCGCCGACTGGTGCCGCGACTGCATCCGCACCAAGAAGCAGCTCGACGAGCTGGGTGTCGAGTACACCTACGTCGACCTCGTGGCCGACCCCTCGGCCGCCGACGTCGCCAAGGAGATCTCGGGCCGCACGAACATCCCTGTCGTGCTCTACCCGGACTCCTCGCACCACGTCGAGCCGTCGAACGCCGACGTCGAGGCGAAGCTGCGCGAGCTGTCGCTGATCTGA
- a CDS encoding glycosyltransferase family 2 protein, whose protein sequence is MPVVHGRLAIVVVNYASAALLRRNLVIVEGAARELDPATTVIVVDNWAGSDERRETRSAAAEHGWTLVESETNAGFGGGVNLGVTRALADGAIDVLVINPDAHIDTASLRLLRDATTEARTTLACPVIEDSDGRTWFAGVDVLLDDGTMRARRKRTVGDARPFEPWLSGACLWITREVWELTGGFDEDYFLYWEDVDFSHRVLDAGGGLALVEGAKAVHDEGGTQRAEVEPSRAKSEGYYFYNIRNRMLFAVRHLDDEAVRRWSRSIPRTAREVILRGGRRQLLRSVAPVRAYLRGVREARRIARRRGVQRKDGTWS, encoded by the coding sequence GTGCCCGTGGTGCACGGACGCCTGGCGATCGTGGTCGTCAACTACGCCTCCGCCGCGCTGCTCCGCCGCAACCTCGTGATCGTCGAGGGCGCGGCCAGGGAGCTCGACCCGGCGACGACGGTGATCGTCGTCGACAACTGGGCGGGGTCCGACGAGCGACGCGAGACGCGGAGCGCCGCTGCCGAGCACGGCTGGACCCTCGTCGAGTCCGAGACGAACGCGGGCTTCGGCGGCGGCGTCAACCTCGGCGTGACCCGCGCGCTCGCGGACGGGGCGATCGATGTGCTCGTCATCAATCCGGACGCGCACATCGACACGGCATCCCTCCGCCTGCTGCGGGATGCGACCACCGAGGCCCGCACCACCCTCGCCTGCCCCGTGATCGAGGACTCCGACGGGCGCACCTGGTTCGCGGGCGTCGACGTGCTGCTCGATGACGGCACGATGCGCGCTCGACGCAAGCGCACCGTCGGCGACGCGCGGCCGTTCGAGCCGTGGCTGAGCGGCGCGTGCCTCTGGATCACCCGCGAGGTGTGGGAGCTCACCGGCGGCTTCGACGAGGACTACTTCCTGTACTGGGAGGACGTCGATTTCTCCCACCGCGTCCTCGACGCCGGGGGAGGGCTCGCCCTCGTAGAGGGGGCGAAGGCCGTGCACGACGAGGGCGGAACCCAGCGCGCCGAGGTCGAACCGAGCCGCGCCAAGTCCGAGGGCTACTACTTCTACAACATCCGCAATCGGATGCTGTTCGCTGTTCGCCACCTCGACGACGAGGCCGTGCGACGCTGGTCGCGATCGATCCCGCGCACGGCGCGCGAGGTCATCCTGCGCGGGGGTCGCCGCCAGCTGCTGCGATCGGTCGCGCCGGTCAGGGCGTACCTGCGCGGTGTTCGGGAAGCGCGGCGCATCGCACGCCGTCGGGGAGTCCAGCGGAAGGACGGCACATGGTCCTAG
- the rfbA gene encoding glucose-1-phosphate thymidylyltransferase RfbA, producing MKGIILAGGSGTRLHPITLGVSKQLIPVYDKPMVYYPLSTLMLAGIDEILVITTPHDAAHFERLLGDGSQFGISLSFAQQPSPDGLAQAFTIGADFIEDDKVALVLGDNLLYGPGLGTQLKRFSDIEGGAVFAYWVGEPEAYGVVSFDADGRAVSLEEKPAKPQSNYAVPGLYFYDNDVVEIARELRPSPRGEFEITDVNREYLRRGRLQVEVLPRGTAWLDTGTFDQMTDAADYVRTMERRTGMKIGVPEEVAWRQGFLDDEELRTRAESLVKSGYGSYLLALLERGRA from the coding sequence ATGAAGGGCATCATTCTGGCGGGCGGCTCCGGCACCCGCCTCCATCCGATCACGCTGGGAGTGTCGAAGCAGCTCATCCCGGTCTATGACAAGCCGATGGTCTACTACCCGTTGTCGACCCTGATGCTCGCCGGTATCGACGAGATCCTCGTGATCACCACTCCGCACGACGCCGCGCACTTCGAACGGCTCCTCGGCGACGGTTCCCAGTTCGGGATCTCCTTGAGCTTCGCGCAACAGCCGTCCCCGGATGGCCTCGCGCAGGCGTTCACCATCGGCGCCGACTTCATCGAGGACGACAAGGTGGCGCTCGTCCTCGGAGACAACCTGCTGTACGGCCCTGGTCTCGGCACCCAGCTGAAGCGCTTCTCAGACATCGAAGGCGGAGCCGTGTTCGCGTACTGGGTCGGCGAGCCGGAAGCGTACGGGGTCGTGTCCTTCGACGCGGACGGTCGGGCGGTGTCCCTCGAGGAGAAGCCCGCGAAGCCGCAGAGCAACTACGCGGTGCCCGGCCTGTACTTCTACGACAACGACGTCGTCGAGATCGCTCGCGAGCTGCGACCCAGCCCCCGCGGCGAGTTCGAGATCACCGATGTGAACCGCGAATACCTGCGCCGGGGCAGACTGCAGGTCGAAGTGCTCCCCCGCGGCACGGCGTGGCTCGACACCGGGACATTCGACCAGATGACGGATGCCGCGGATTACGTGCGCACGATGGAGCGCCGCACTGGCATGAAGATCGGAGTCCCCGAGGAAGTGGCCTGGAGGCAGGGCTTCCTCGACGATGAGGAGTTGCGCACGCGGGCCGAGTCCCTGGTGAAGTCCGGCTACGGCTCCTACCTGCTCGCACTGCTCGAAAGGGGCCGCGCATGA
- a CDS encoding glycosyltransferase, with product MQTAVTVIVPTFNERDNVAELVARTAAALAGYDAEILFVDDSTDDTAAEVARVAADAPLPVRVIHRDDNTGGLGGAVVVGLGAAASDLCIVMDGDLQHPPELLPALVARHAEGGVDVVAASRYVGGGDTSGLGTAVRFGVSRAATWLTRAMFPIRLARSTDPMTGFFLVDRSRLDLATLKPQGFKILLEILARTDLRIAEVPMEFGERRHGTSKASLRQGTTFIAHLARLRFGKMSLFALIGVIGAVANLAIMWALTTAGVPYVWAAIIGAEVTIVGNFLLQERFVFADMRTDARGLGLRFAASFGFNNVEAALRIPLMALMVETWHISSVLATGLSLVVAFFARFLFHSLVVYAPKRARGADAASEPKPDTAALRVIRAIDAEAMKPGEL from the coding sequence GTGCAGACAGCGGTCACGGTCATCGTGCCGACGTTCAACGAACGCGACAACGTCGCGGAACTCGTCGCACGCACCGCCGCCGCGCTCGCCGGATACGACGCCGAGATCCTCTTCGTCGACGACAGCACGGACGACACCGCCGCCGAGGTGGCGAGGGTCGCGGCCGACGCGCCGCTGCCCGTCCGCGTCATCCATCGCGACGACAACACCGGCGGTCTGGGCGGCGCGGTGGTGGTCGGGCTGGGGGCCGCGGCATCCGACCTGTGCATCGTGATGGACGGCGACCTGCAGCATCCGCCCGAGCTGCTGCCGGCGCTCGTCGCGCGGCATGCGGAGGGCGGGGTCGACGTCGTCGCCGCCTCACGGTACGTCGGCGGCGGCGACACGAGCGGACTCGGCACGGCCGTGCGCTTCGGCGTCTCGCGGGCCGCGACCTGGCTGACCCGCGCGATGTTCCCGATCCGCCTCGCCCGCAGCACCGACCCGATGACCGGGTTCTTCCTCGTCGACCGGAGCCGCCTCGACCTCGCGACGCTCAAACCCCAGGGTTTCAAGATCCTCCTCGAGATCCTCGCCCGCACCGACCTGCGCATCGCCGAGGTGCCGATGGAGTTCGGCGAGCGGCGCCACGGCACCTCGAAGGCGAGCCTTCGCCAGGGGACGACCTTCATCGCCCACCTCGCACGCCTGCGGTTCGGCAAGATGTCGCTGTTCGCGCTCATCGGCGTGATCGGGGCCGTCGCGAACCTCGCGATCATGTGGGCGCTCACCACGGCGGGCGTCCCGTACGTATGGGCGGCGATCATCGGGGCCGAGGTCACCATCGTCGGGAACTTCCTGCTGCAGGAGCGCTTCGTCTTCGCCGACATGCGCACCGACGCCCGGGGGCTCGGTCTGCGCTTCGCCGCCTCGTTCGGGTTCAACAACGTCGAGGCGGCACTGCGCATCCCGCTGATGGCACTCATGGTCGAGACGTGGCACATCTCGAGCGTCCTCGCGACCGGGCTCTCGCTCGTCGTCGCGTTCTTCGCGCGTTTCCTGTTCCACTCGCTCGTCGTCTACGCGCCGAAGCGCGCGCGAGGCGCCGACGCGGCATCCGAGCCGAAGCCCGACACCGCGGCCCTGCGCGTGATCAGGGCGATCGACGCGGAGGCGATGAAGCCGGGCGAGCTCTAA
- the rfbB gene encoding dTDP-glucose 4,6-dehydratase, with protein sequence MTRLLVTGGAGFIGSNFVHHVIAHTDAEVVVLDKLTYAGNRASLAGLPEDRVRLVEGDISDASIVDGLFAEVDAVVHYAAESHNDNSLHDPRPFLDTNIIGTYTLLEAARRHDRRFHHISTDEVYGDLELDDPARFTESTPYNPSSPYSSTKAGSDLLVRAWVRSFGVRATISNCSNNYGPFQHVEKFIPRQITNVIRGIRPKLYGAGQNVRDWIHADDHSSAVLAILDRGEIGETYLIGADGEKDNRSVVELILTQMGQPADAYDHVTDRAGHDLRYAIDSTKLRTELGWSPQFSDFESGLASTIDWYRDNEAWWAPSKDATESFYAAKGQ encoded by the coding sequence ATGACCCGTCTGCTCGTGACCGGAGGCGCCGGCTTCATCGGCTCGAACTTCGTCCACCACGTGATCGCCCACACCGACGCAGAGGTGGTGGTCCTCGACAAGCTGACGTACGCAGGCAACCGCGCATCGCTGGCGGGTCTCCCCGAGGATCGTGTGCGTCTCGTCGAAGGCGACATCAGCGACGCCTCGATCGTCGACGGCCTGTTCGCCGAGGTCGACGCGGTCGTGCACTACGCCGCGGAGTCGCACAACGACAACTCGCTGCACGACCCGAGGCCGTTCCTCGACACGAACATCATCGGCACCTACACGCTGCTCGAAGCCGCGCGTCGCCACGACCGCCGGTTCCACCACATCTCGACCGACGAAGTGTACGGCGACCTCGAACTCGACGATCCCGCACGCTTCACCGAGAGCACACCGTACAACCCGTCGTCTCCCTACTCGTCCACCAAGGCGGGCAGCGACCTGCTGGTGCGCGCCTGGGTGCGATCGTTCGGGGTGCGGGCGACGATCTCGAACTGCTCGAACAACTACGGCCCCTTCCAGCATGTGGAGAAGTTCATCCCGCGGCAGATCACGAACGTGATCCGCGGAATCCGCCCGAAGCTGTACGGGGCGGGTCAGAACGTGCGGGACTGGATCCATGCGGACGATCATTCGTCGGCTGTGCTGGCGATCCTCGACAGAGGCGAGATCGGCGAGACCTACCTCATCGGGGCTGACGGCGAGAAGGACAACCGATCGGTGGTCGAGCTGATCCTCACCCAGATGGGGCAGCCTGCGGACGCCTACGACCATGTGACCGACCGTGCGGGTCACGACCTGCGATACGCGATCGACTCGACGAAGCTGCGCACCGAGCTCGGCTGGTCGCCGCAGTTCTCCGACTTCGAATCCGGTCTCGCGTCGACCATCGACTGGTATCGCGACAACGAGGCCTGGTGGGCACCGTCGAAGGACGCGACGGAGTCGTTCTACGCGGCGAAGGGGCAGTGA
- a CDS encoding CDP-alcohol phosphatidyltransferase family protein: MVLEAYHRLAKAQKGHARGAPAYSVYVNRRIGRVLAAVAYRFGLTPNQVSIISAIHSFAAIGLIAFAPVTVPLGLLIALLLVLGYAWDSADGQVARLRGGGSPQGEWLDHFIDTLKIASLHLAVLVGLYRVLPETPALLLIPIVFSIVATTTFSGMLLNDLLKGKHAVESTHERGGGTLLRSLVLLPTDFGLVCLVFVLWGWTPGFLVVYSLLCAAAVAFLALAAVKWFREIGRLGATS; the protein is encoded by the coding sequence ATGGTCCTAGAGGCGTACCATCGCCTGGCGAAGGCGCAGAAGGGGCACGCCAGGGGCGCGCCCGCGTACTCGGTGTACGTGAACCGCCGCATCGGCCGCGTCCTCGCCGCCGTCGCCTACCGGTTCGGCCTCACGCCGAACCAGGTCTCGATCATCAGCGCGATCCACTCGTTCGCGGCCATCGGCCTGATCGCCTTCGCGCCGGTGACGGTGCCGCTGGGGCTGCTCATCGCTCTGCTCCTCGTGCTCGGCTACGCGTGGGACTCGGCCGACGGCCAGGTCGCGCGCCTTCGAGGCGGGGGAAGCCCGCAGGGGGAGTGGCTCGACCACTTCATCGACACGCTCAAGATCGCCTCACTGCATCTCGCCGTGCTCGTCGGGCTCTACCGCGTGCTGCCGGAGACGCCCGCGCTGCTCCTGATCCCGATCGTGTTCAGCATCGTCGCGACGACGACCTTCTCCGGGATGCTGCTGAACGATCTGCTCAAGGGCAAGCACGCCGTCGAATCGACGCACGAGCGCGGCGGAGGCACGCTGCTCCGGTCCCTGGTGCTGCTGCCGACCGACTTCGGCCTCGTCTGCCTGGTGTTCGTCCTCTGGGGCTGGACCCCCGGTTTCCTCGTCGTCTACTCGCTGCTGTGCGCGGCGGCCGTCGCGTTCCTCGCGCTCGCCGCGGTGAAGTGGTTCCGTGAGATCGGAAGGCTCGGTGCGACCTCATGA
- a CDS encoding glycosyltransferase yields MTQQSASGDAVAVTIGVPTYQRPELLAALLRALPARIEECRGLGLEIDVLVVDNDPTGSARRTAADAELPVRYVVESTAGIAAARNRILDECAQSDLVAFIDDDEIPRENWLSALVGVWREHEADAVMGRVISVFDDDVDPWLLASGTFRRPPRTTGTVLQVAAAGNLLLDLRTIRRLGLRFDETLGLGGGEDTLFSRQLARKGGRIVWCNESETEDLVVAARLSRAWAAQRAFSSANAGTRIRLQLTDGAPRRALVRAEALLGGVARIAVGGARRAFGALTSRIDHHARGTRLVHRGRGTIAAALGRRYDEYRRPSEDDTTMTDSGIRVMQSLGAPRPTTNPYNKMLDDALGATEGLTHLRFSWKTALFGRYDAFHWHWPEAKMHGSSWVKSTGKLVLTAALAMRHRLSRRIAVVRTVHNIELPDDDAARLRVLRFIEKHTDYRIAINETTPLPAAAPHHLILHGHYRDWYAEYPAAERVRGRLGAFGGVRRYKGLEGFIDAYGEAVATEPQLSLAIGGRPSSTELGDDLRARTADLPDVHLQLDFLSDAELVQLATSSELIVLAYRFMHNSGSVLAALSLDRPVLVPRNEANEALAREVGADWVRMYDGDLDADDLVTTWRAVADLDGSPDLSRREWADAGRAHADAYRAAVRVKRRSRSQQANR; encoded by the coding sequence ATGACACAGCAATCGGCATCGGGCGACGCGGTCGCCGTCACCATCGGCGTCCCCACGTATCAGCGCCCCGAGCTGCTGGCGGCCCTGCTTCGCGCGCTCCCCGCCCGCATCGAGGAATGCCGCGGGCTCGGGCTCGAGATCGACGTGCTCGTCGTCGACAACGACCCGACCGGCTCCGCCCGCCGTACCGCCGCCGACGCGGAACTGCCGGTCCGCTACGTCGTCGAGAGCACCGCCGGGATCGCGGCGGCACGCAACCGCATCCTGGACGAGTGCGCGCAGAGCGACCTCGTCGCCTTCATCGACGACGACGAGATCCCCCGGGAGAACTGGCTGTCTGCACTCGTCGGGGTCTGGCGGGAGCACGAGGCGGATGCCGTGATGGGGCGCGTCATCTCGGTGTTCGACGACGACGTCGACCCCTGGCTTCTCGCCTCCGGAACGTTCCGCCGCCCACCGCGGACGACGGGCACGGTGCTGCAGGTCGCGGCGGCGGGCAACCTGCTGCTCGACCTCCGGACCATCCGGCGGCTCGGACTGCGCTTCGACGAGACCCTCGGACTCGGCGGCGGCGAGGACACGCTCTTCTCCCGCCAGCTCGCCCGCAAAGGCGGCCGGATCGTGTGGTGCAACGAGTCGGAGACCGAGGACCTCGTGGTCGCGGCGCGCCTCAGCCGCGCGTGGGCGGCGCAGCGCGCGTTCAGCTCAGCGAACGCCGGAACCCGCATCCGCCTGCAGCTCACCGACGGCGCGCCCCGGCGCGCGCTCGTGCGGGCCGAGGCACTGCTCGGAGGCGTCGCGCGCATCGCTGTCGGCGGCGCGCGGCGGGCGTTCGGCGCGCTGACCTCGCGCATCGACCACCACGCCAGGGGCACGAGACTGGTGCACCGCGGCCGCGGCACGATCGCCGCCGCCCTCGGTCGCCGCTACGACGAGTACCGTCGCCCATCGGAGGATGACACGACCATGACCGATTCCGGCATCCGCGTGATGCAGTCGCTGGGCGCTCCGCGGCCGACGACGAACCCCTACAACAAGATGCTCGACGACGCCCTCGGCGCGACCGAGGGACTGACGCACCTGCGGTTCTCGTGGAAGACGGCGCTCTTCGGCCGATACGACGCCTTCCACTGGCACTGGCCCGAGGCGAAGATGCACGGGTCCTCGTGGGTGAAGTCGACGGGCAAGCTCGTGCTCACGGCCGCGCTCGCGATGCGTCACCGCCTGTCGCGCCGCATCGCCGTGGTGCGCACGGTGCACAACATCGAGCTGCCCGACGACGACGCCGCGCGGCTCCGGGTGCTGCGCTTCATCGAGAAGCACACCGACTACCGGATCGCGATCAACGAGACGACGCCGCTGCCGGCTGCCGCACCGCACCACCTCATCCTGCACGGCCACTACCGCGACTGGTACGCCGAGTACCCCGCGGCGGAACGGGTGCGCGGGCGGCTCGGCGCATTCGGCGGAGTGCGCCGCTACAAGGGACTCGAGGGGTTCATCGACGCGTACGGCGAGGCTGTGGCGACCGAACCGCAGCTGAGCCTGGCCATCGGCGGTCGACCGTCGAGCACCGAGCTCGGCGACGACCTGCGGGCTCGGACCGCGGACCTGCCCGACGTGCACCTGCAGCTCGACTTCCTCAGCGACGCCGAACTCGTGCAGCTCGCGACCTCGTCGGAGCTGATCGTGCTGGCCTACCGCTTCATGCACAACTCGGGAAGCGTGCTCGCCGCCCTGTCGCTCGACCGACCGGTGCTCGTGCCTCGCAACGAGGCCAACGAGGCTCTGGCCCGCGAGGTCGGCGCGGACTGGGTGCGCATGTACGACGGCGACCTCGACGCCGACGATCTCGTGACCACCTGGCGGGCGGTCGCCGACCTCGACGGCTCCCCCGACCTCTCGCGCCGCGAATGGGCCGACGCCGGCCGCGCGCACGCCGACGCCTATCGCGCGGCGGTGCGGGTCAAGCGCCGCTCACGCTCTCAGCAGGCGAACCGCTAG